The Fusarium oxysporum f. sp. lycopersici 4287 chromosome 1, whole genome shotgun sequence DNA segment ACACATCGGTAATCCAGCCTGGCCATCCAGCAACCAGCCGTGTTGGTCCATCATCTAACAAATATTCCGTACGCGAGACGTTGATAGACCGCAATGCGATTGATCATCCTATTATGTAGGCAATGAGACATAGCCATCAAGTTCAGAAGAAAGGTCAAATCACCACAATCACAAAAACCACCGGCGGAGGGTTTTTCGAGATACGTACCTAGCCATCTTCAGGTAATGACTCGATATATGGCCTCGGCAGTGCGCTCTTTACAGAGAACATTAGTAAGGCTCACAACGTCGCCCGTAGGATCGAGGCTGGCATGGTATGGGTGAACAGCAGCAATGACTCAGACTTCTGAGTGCCTTTCGGCGGAGTCAAACAAAGTGGCATAGGTAGAGAACTAGGCGAGGCAGGCTTGGAGGCTTACTACAACGTCAAGGCTATTCCCGTGAATATTGGCAATGTACTGCCAATGTAAGCTGTCCAcagggagcaagaaacaTCTGATATTGAACTAAGGTGCTGGAAATACCTAATCTGAGGTCTCctaaatttatattaaattacATTAACTTTACCCAAGCCTTTTTctcacttaggatagaggttctaggttttcttgcctcctcttGGCTATTAATGAAGGAGTCTGTGAGCGCGCTGCTTGGGTGGTTTCCAGCATGGTCTGAGAAATTATTGTCATAAATGAATCTGGCCGATGTGCTTTGTCCATCTCATACTACGCTTCACCTACTCTATCAAGCCCCCTGAGCCAAACAGTGTTGTCAAAACTAACATAATGACTCTTGTTATAAGGTTCTCGGCATCAACACCTGACTCTATTACAAATTACAAGAAAGGGGGAGGAAACTTCTGTTATAAGCATTGGTAAATCAAGAATTTAAGACTGTGGTATTAAACTGTATGGATTTTAACAATGTTTTCCCACCCAACCGCCGTACTCCAAAAAAAAGACTTTCGGATATTTCCTCCTGTAAGATGATTGTATGTAGTTAAAAAAGCAAAATAGCCCATAGCAACATGCTACGGCCGCGCAAAGTGGTATCATAGGTGTGTAGGCCGTTTCCCGTCCAAGTCATGATCCCTCGCTCTCTTCTCGCTTCCAGAATTCGACCATTCGCACTTGATTCTAGTCTTAATCTCGCCGGTTATCTTCTTGTGACTGCGTCTCAGAACGCTCCAGCTCTTCTATACGGCGTTGAATCGCCTCTTTCTGGACTTGCAACGCCCTGATCTCCTCGTCCCGTGTCGCTGTATCCTCGCTTAGCCGACTATCGTTTTCGGTCATGCTGTTTGAGTCCGTAGCAGCCTCGTAAGCTGGTGGTGGCTCTGCGGTCTGGCGGCTCCTGTCACGTCGATGGATGGCGTCCGCAGCGGCGTAAAAATTATCTCCTGGTCCTGGTGAGGTGTGACGCATGCTTCCCACCGCGCCGAGCTCGTGTGCTCGTCTCTTTTCCGTCTTCTGTCGCTCTCTTCGAATGAGCCAAAAGGCAAGTGCTCCTAGCGCAAGCAGTACAAAAACCGCGACACCAACACCAATACCGATGCGCGCGCCCAGGGACAAGGATCGGCCATGATGCTCAGTACCTGGGatatcgtcctcatccttgagACCAAGTGCATCTTTGTCGCTATCCTTGAACAGAGCCCTGATGGTATAAACAGCAATTGTTGCACCATATAAAGTCGTTGGTGTGTCAGGCACAGCATCATAAGTCTGAGCTGTCTGGTTGTACGTGTAAGGGACAGCTAACACGGATGAAACTGAACGTTTACACAAATTGCCATCCAGAGTGTATTCCCTACTGCAATTAGAATGGTACGTGAAAACACTTTCCCTCATGACTTACGATGAGCAGCAAATagctgttgttgtctcgtcGTCCCGGTTTTCACTAGTATCAACGCGCAGTGATACGGTGGTCC contains these protein-coding regions:
- a CDS encoding hypothetical protein (At least one base has a quality score < 10) gives rise to the protein MSSSAEDDESTSSGLSSIASAAPSSTISLSDPTPAPTTLVIAPKPTNEDDLDDDGIFPPMTTPWTGPVDCTWTYDANKVPKSGSDGLAAMLDLQPIAGAKSLSCYPDAMFDKGLTGVYSPGTCPHGWTTVSLRVDTSENRDDETTTAICCSSEYTLDGNLCKRSVSSVLAVPYTYNQTAQTYDAVPDTPTTLYGATIAVYTIRALFKDSDKDALGLKDEDDIPGTEHHGRSLSLGARIGIGVGVAVFVLLALGALAFWLIRRERQKTEKRRAHELGAVGSMRHTSPGPGDNFYAAADAIHRRDRSRQTAEPPPAYEAATDSNSMTENDSRLSEDTATRDEEIRALQVQKEAIQRRIEELERSETQSQEDNRRD